A single window of Candidatus Palauibacter scopulicola DNA harbors:
- a CDS encoding MBL fold metallo-hydrolase, whose amino-acid sequence MIRKRTSVPISGTSTPLMPRIPLFSLVALGASLSWVACGGGEAPSDEPAGGAEAAAADAAPQFETTEVAEGVYQFRWGGHNGLFVVTSEGGFAFDPISVEAAATYAEEIRRVAPGVELAAIVYSHHHADHSTGAEVLREAFGADVPIYAHRNADAPLREAANPDLPPPTDTFDDTMTLAGGEIELHYLGRNNGDDIAVGFVPAHSLAFAVDFVARDRFGYQDLSGFHFPDQFDAIEGLLEIPFETIVFGHGPPGDRAAVERQLTYYRDLDAAVRAAVEAGLGEDETAETVLMEDYSHWDRYDDWRELNVRGMHRKLLAAGVGD is encoded by the coding sequence ATGATTCGCAAGCGCACTTCCGTCCCGATCTCCGGCACATCGACCCCCCTGATGCCTCGGATCCCCCTCTTCTCGCTCGTCGCCCTCGGCGCTTCGCTGTCGTGGGTCGCCTGCGGAGGAGGGGAGGCACCGTCCGACGAACCCGCCGGGGGCGCAGAGGCGGCGGCCGCCGACGCGGCGCCGCAGTTCGAGACGACCGAGGTCGCCGAAGGCGTCTACCAGTTCCGGTGGGGCGGCCACAACGGCCTGTTCGTCGTGACCTCGGAGGGGGGCTTCGCCTTCGATCCGATCTCCGTCGAGGCGGCTGCCACCTACGCGGAGGAGATTCGCCGGGTCGCGCCGGGAGTCGAACTCGCGGCCATCGTCTACAGCCACCACCATGCGGACCACTCGACGGGCGCCGAGGTGCTGCGCGAAGCGTTCGGGGCGGACGTCCCCATCTACGCACACCGGAACGCGGACGCTCCGCTCAGGGAGGCCGCGAACCCCGACCTTCCCCCACCTACGGACACCTTTGACGACACGATGACGCTCGCGGGCGGCGAGATCGAACTCCACTACCTGGGCCGCAACAACGGCGACGACATCGCCGTGGGCTTCGTGCCGGCGCACAGCCTCGCCTTCGCGGTGGACTTCGTGGCGCGCGACCGGTTCGGGTACCAGGACCTGTCCGGTTTCCACTTCCCCGACCAGTTCGACGCGATCGAGGGCCTGCTGGAGATCCCGTTCGAGACCATCGTGTTCGGGCACGGGCCGCCGGGCGACCGGGCCGCGGTCGAGCGCCAACTCACCTACTACCGGGACCTGGACGCGGCCGTGCGGGCCGCCGTCGAGGCGGGACTGGGCGAGGACGAAACCGCCGAGACGGTCCTCATGGAGGACTACAGCCACTGGGACCGCTACGACGACTGGCGCGAACTCAACGTGCGCGGCATGCACCGCAAGCTCCTGGCCGCGGGCGTGGGCGACTAA